In Magnetococcales bacterium, a genomic segment contains:
- a CDS encoding GGDEF domain-containing protein produces the protein MDPLASAVNRSKIFQDLDWDIFMEDLRACPHRTVDEHEILIRPGQENHSVYFLITGTLSIHLEKPGNNPIRIVHPGETVGELSIIAATLSSAYVVGMERAELAVIDQSLLWDLVEREPRIARNLLLVLSGWVITGNVQTGKQMRTLETLEGLVRMDGLTGIYNRRSFDEMLKRFLTRSQRVGHPMALVLIDVDLFKRYNDTQGHQAGDQALIALARVLNDSIRPSDFAARYGGEEFAFLLADTSLEEGIMIAERVRQAVMEKNIFSQDGHPLPGITISLGLALSHPGSTPEGLIRIADQNLYRAKQEGRNRCCHHHTEE, from the coding sequence ATGGACCCGCTCGCGTCTGCCGTCAACCGATCGAAAATTTTCCAGGATCTGGATTGGGACATTTTCATGGAAGACCTCCGTGCCTGTCCCCATCGTACCGTCGATGAACACGAAATCCTCATCCGTCCCGGACAGGAAAATCATTCGGTCTATTTCCTGATCACCGGAACACTGTCGATTCACCTGGAAAAACCGGGAAACAACCCGATCCGAATCGTCCATCCCGGAGAAACGGTCGGCGAACTGTCCATCATCGCCGCGACCCTTTCCTCGGCCTATGTCGTGGGGATGGAACGGGCGGAACTGGCGGTGATCGACCAATCGCTGCTGTGGGACCTGGTGGAACGAGAACCCAGAATCGCCCGCAACCTTCTTCTGGTCCTTTCCGGCTGGGTCATCACCGGAAACGTCCAGACCGGAAAACAAATGCGCACCCTCGAAACCCTGGAGGGTCTGGTCCGCATGGATGGACTCACCGGCATCTACAACCGCCGGTCGTTCGACGAAATGCTCAAACGCTTTCTCACCCGCAGCCAAAGGGTGGGCCATCCGATGGCGCTGGTTCTCATCGATGTCGATTTGTTCAAGCGTTACAACGATACTCAGGGCCATCAGGCCGGAGACCAGGCCTTGATCGCCCTGGCCCGGGTATTGAACGATTCCATCCGTCCCTCCGATTTCGCCGCGCGATACGGTGGCGAGGAGTTCGCCTTTCTCCTCGCCGACACCTCGCTTGAAGAGGGGATCATGATCGCCGAGCGTGTCCGGCAGGCGGTCATGGAAAAAAACATTTTTTCCCAGGATGGCCACCCCCTTCCCGGCATCACCATTTCTCTCGGTCTTGCCCTGTCCCATCCCGGTTCCACCCCCGAAGGGCTGATCCGCATCGCCGATCAAAACCTTTATCGAGCCAAACAAGAGGGACGCAACCGCTGCTGCCACCACCACACGGAGGAATGA
- a CDS encoding DMT family transporter, translating to MIPFKRGRIAAVILVLFAGLGFSVVAAIVKAVSTEVHPFQLVFLRTFFGLIWVFPFLLRRGVALSLISDHPRLHLLRGMAGILAMGSAFYAYAHLPLALVTAIGFTTPLWVIGLAWSLLHERMDRSSGLATIMGFSGVLLMSPPGSNPWEIAWLAALCSPFFEALVLVLVKRLTATEPILNIIATYSFISVAFWLPVAVWVWRPITNHDLFAMILAAGIATSSQAATINAYSMAPATLITPFFYVRLIFIGIIGYLFFRELPTWNTWLGAMVIIGSNVAILKLKG from the coding sequence ATGATTCCATTCAAGCGGGGCCGCATCGCCGCCGTGATCCTGGTGCTGTTCGCGGGATTGGGATTTTCCGTCGTCGCCGCCATCGTCAAGGCGGTCAGCACCGAGGTCCATCCCTTCCAGCTTGTCTTCCTGCGTACTTTTTTCGGTCTGATATGGGTATTTCCCTTTCTGCTGAGGCGGGGCGTTGCCCTGTCCCTGATCTCGGACCATCCCCGGCTGCATCTTCTGCGCGGCATGGCCGGAATTCTCGCCATGGGAAGCGCCTTCTACGCCTATGCCCACCTGCCCCTCGCCCTGGTGACGGCCATCGGCTTCACCACACCGCTGTGGGTCATCGGGCTGGCCTGGTCGCTCTTGCATGAACGCATGGACCGGTCCTCGGGTCTGGCGACGATCATGGGCTTTTCCGGGGTTCTCCTGATGAGCCCCCCGGGGTCCAACCCATGGGAAATCGCCTGGCTTGCCGCCCTGTGCAGCCCTTTTTTCGAAGCCTTGGTCCTGGTGCTCGTCAAACGCCTGACCGCCACGGAACCCATACTCAACATCATCGCCACCTACAGCTTCATTTCGGTCGCCTTCTGGCTGCCCGTAGCCGTATGGGTGTGGCGACCGATCACCAACCATGATCTCTTCGCCATGATCCTGGCCGCCGGCATCGCCACATCAAGCCAGGCCGCCACCATCAATGCCTATTCCATGGCCCCAGCCACCCTCATCACCCCATTTTTCTATGTTCGGTTGATCTTCATTGGGATTATCGGGTATCTGTTCTTTCGGGAACTCCCAACCTGGAATACCTGGCTTGGCGCCATGGTGATCATCGGCAGCAACGTCGCCATTCTCAAACTCAAAGGATAA
- a CDS encoding cyclase family protein: MKKTRWVLLSHPLGQTVPVYGDVAARPERTMVKSIRGGDTANVCRIALENHWGTHVDAPAHFFDQGPGVTGFTAGEWIFDSPCLIDIACGPGEMIGVLAVMEHVTSECDLVLFRTGFQRYRGTEVYSMDNPGVDKEVGLWLRHNRPGVRALGMDFVSLTARRHRPEGRESHRTFLDPQSSGRPIRLIEDMNLDHSLETLSQVIVAPLWMEDIDSAPCTVFGRLG, encoded by the coding sequence ATGAAAAAAACACGCTGGGTCCTTTTATCGCACCCGTTGGGCCAGACTGTTCCTGTTTATGGTGATGTGGCGGCACGGCCTGAACGAACGATGGTCAAATCGATCCGAGGCGGCGATACGGCCAATGTTTGCCGCATCGCCCTGGAGAATCATTGGGGGACCCATGTCGATGCCCCGGCCCATTTTTTCGATCAGGGGCCGGGGGTTACCGGGTTTACCGCCGGGGAATGGATTTTCGACAGTCCCTGTCTGATCGACATCGCCTGCGGTCCGGGAGAAATGATCGGCGTCCTGGCGGTTATGGAACATGTGACCAGCGAATGCGATCTGGTTCTTTTCCGGACCGGTTTTCAGCGTTATCGCGGCACGGAGGTCTACAGCATGGACAACCCTGGCGTGGACAAGGAAGTGGGGTTGTGGCTGCGGCACAATCGCCCTGGGGTTCGGGCCTTGGGGATGGATTTCGTATCCCTGACGGCGCGGCGCCATCGACCGGAAGGCCGGGAAAGTCACAGGACCTTTCTTGATCCCCAATCTTCAGGGAGGCCGATTCGGCTGATCGAGGACATGAATCTGGATCATTCCCTTGAAACCTTGTCGCAGGTGATCGTCGCGCCGCTGTGGATGGAAGATATTGACAGTGCCCCCTGTACGGTGTTTGGACGGTTGGGATGA
- the cobT gene encoding nicotinate-nucleotide--dimethylbenzimidazole phosphoribosyltransferase → MAVSWLHGPVRPSSIAAREEAKKHLETMEKPPGSLGVLEETVIRLAGLYGTSRPDPDPARILLFAADHGVAAAGVTPHSQSMTLAMVENALKGRSAIAVMARHLGLQLEIVNVGMCHSPENTPGLVNQPAAPGSNDIRFRPAMDEEQLALAMEAGRDAVQRAVNDGMRMIIAGEIGVGKSTPAAAVAAALLGISPESVAGPGSGLHPDGMARKAQVIQQALDLHLPGLNGSMQTVRRLGGFDIAALAGAFVTCGQSGIPALVDGLTASTAALVAVSLHPTLKDWLFFGHRSAEPGQLPLIRAMDVMPLLHLDISLGEGTGATAAFALLRMASFLQREISYFH, encoded by the coding sequence GTGGCTGTATCCTGGTTGCATGGTCCCGTTCGCCCCTCCAGCATCGCAGCACGGGAAGAGGCGAAAAAACATCTTGAAACCATGGAGAAACCACCGGGCTCCCTTGGCGTGCTCGAAGAGACTGTCATCCGCCTGGCCGGCCTTTACGGTACCTCCCGGCCCGACCCCGATCCCGCGCGCATCCTTCTCTTCGCCGCCGATCATGGGGTCGCTGCCGCCGGGGTGACGCCCCATTCTCAGAGCATGACCCTGGCCATGGTCGAAAACGCCCTGAAAGGGCGCAGCGCCATTGCCGTCATGGCCCGACATCTTGGATTGCAGTTGGAAATCGTCAACGTCGGCATGTGTCATTCTCCGGAAAATACCCCAGGACTGGTCAACCAACCTGCCGCCCCCGGTTCCAACGACATTCGTTTCCGGCCTGCCATGGACGAGGAACAACTGGCTCTGGCCATGGAGGCCGGTCGAGACGCGGTGCAACGTGCCGTCAATGACGGCATGCGCATGATCATCGCCGGTGAAATCGGCGTTGGCAAAAGCACCCCAGCCGCCGCGGTCGCCGCAGCCCTCCTTGGTATCTCACCCGAATCGGTGGCGGGACCGGGTTCCGGCCTTCATCCAGACGGAATGGCGCGCAAGGCCCAGGTCATTCAACAGGCGCTGGATCTGCATTTGCCCGGACTCAACGGCTCGATGCAAACGGTCCGGCGATTGGGTGGATTCGACATCGCCGCCCTTGCCGGGGCCTTCGTGACGTGCGGTCAATCGGGAATTCCCGCCCTGGTCGATGGTTTGACCGCCTCTACCGCGGCTCTGGTAGCGGTTTCGTTGCATCCAACGCTCAAGGACTGGCTTTTTTTTGGCCACCGCTCCGCCGAGCCGGGACAGTTGCCCTTGATTCGCGCCATGGATGTCATGCCTCTTTTGCACCTGGACATCAGCCTGGGAGAAGGAACCGGCGCCACCGCCGCATTTGCGCTGTTGCGCATGGCCAGTTTCCTTCAACGTGAAATTTCCTATTTTCATTGA
- a CDS encoding tetratricopeptide repeat protein gives MSLSPSPAPDGPGDRHKERGNAFLAQGRLADAAQAYRLALACQPDHHRAMSNLGIVFQAQGRLEDAVDCFSRALAMQPEFAAAHSNLGVVLHRMGRLHEARTHLLRALELEPAYPEALSNLGNLYLSQGRWLDAVACYRRALTENPAFPDALANLGVALQHLGNLSQSALCLEGALNLEPNSHEYWTNLGVVRYRQGNLESAMACLDRALRLKPDHPDALANLGCLLMEQGHLSEALSWIGKAVHIAPELAEAHFAESLVLLLSGDFKKGWEKHEWRWRRSGFPPHGRPEPLWDGHSLAGRSILLHCEQGLGDSIQFVRFAPEVKARGGTVLLRCPQPLARLMATAAGIDRWVLEGEEGVSCDTQAPLMSLPWLLGTTLETLPAVTPYLHATHPSPLPRSWMAGPNMKVGLVWRGNPMFRDDGKRSMDPSHLVPLLGLAGITFIGLQVDLSPGEREFFASFPNFFDAGNLLTDFAVTAAVIQELDLVISVDTAVLHLGGALGRPTWALLPKTPDWRWLLEREDSPWYPTMRLFRQKNRGDWLEVMDRIARKLSAAKYPQ, from the coding sequence ATGTCGCTTTCACCTTCCCCTGCCCCGGATGGTCCGGGAGACCGACACAAGGAACGGGGCAATGCGTTTCTTGCCCAGGGGCGGTTGGCGGATGCGGCGCAGGCGTATCGTTTGGCGCTGGCCTGTCAACCCGACCATCATCGTGCCATGTCCAACCTGGGAATCGTTTTCCAGGCCCAGGGACGGCTGGAAGATGCGGTGGATTGTTTTTCCAGGGCCTTGGCCATGCAACCGGAATTTGCCGCGGCACACTCCAATCTGGGCGTCGTCCTGCATCGCATGGGACGATTGCACGAGGCCCGGACCCATCTTCTGCGCGCCCTCGAACTGGAACCGGCCTATCCCGAAGCCCTTTCCAATCTGGGCAACCTGTACCTTTCCCAGGGGCGTTGGTTGGACGCCGTTGCATGCTATCGGCGGGCCCTGACGGAAAACCCCGCTTTCCCCGATGCCCTGGCCAATCTGGGAGTCGCGCTGCAGCATCTGGGAAACCTTTCCCAGTCGGCCCTTTGCCTCGAAGGTGCCCTGAACCTTGAACCCAACAGCCATGAATACTGGACCAACCTCGGAGTCGTCCGGTATCGCCAGGGAAACCTGGAATCGGCCATGGCGTGTCTTGACCGTGCCTTGCGGCTCAAACCGGATCATCCCGACGCCCTGGCCAATCTGGGTTGTCTTCTCATGGAGCAGGGACACCTTTCCGAGGCCCTGTCCTGGATCGGAAAAGCGGTGCATATCGCACCGGAGCTTGCCGAGGCCCATTTTGCCGAAAGTCTTGTCTTGTTGTTGTCGGGCGATTTTAAAAAAGGATGGGAAAAGCATGAATGGCGGTGGCGGCGGTCCGGATTTCCTCCGCATGGACGGCCCGAGCCGCTTTGGGACGGGCATTCCCTTGCGGGACGCTCGATTCTTCTTCACTGCGAGCAGGGGTTGGGTGACAGTATCCAGTTCGTTCGCTTCGCCCCGGAGGTCAAGGCCAGGGGTGGGACGGTTCTTCTCAGGTGTCCGCAACCGCTTGCCCGCTTGATGGCCACCGCCGCAGGCATCGATCGATGGGTATTGGAAGGGGAAGAGGGTGTGTCGTGCGATACCCAAGCCCCCTTGATGAGTCTTCCCTGGCTGCTGGGAACGACACTGGAGACCCTTCCCGCCGTCACTCCCTATCTGCACGCGACCCACCCCTCCCCCCTGCCCCGTTCCTGGATGGCTGGACCAAACATGAAAGTCGGGCTGGTCTGGCGTGGCAACCCTATGTTCCGGGATGATGGCAAACGGTCGATGGATCCCTCCCACCTGGTTCCCCTGCTCGGTCTTGCGGGAATCACCTTCATCGGATTACAGGTGGACCTGTCCCCGGGTGAACGGGAGTTTTTCGCGTCCTTCCCCAATTTTTTCGACGCCGGGAATCTTTTGACCGATTTTGCCGTTACCGCCGCCGTCATTCAGGAATTGGATCTGGTCATCTCGGTCGATACGGCAGTCCTTCACCTGGGAGGGGCCCTGGGACGGCCCACCTGGGCCTTGTTGCCCAAAACTCCCGATTGGCGCTGGCTTCTGGAACGGGAAGATTCCCCGTGGTATCCGACCATGCGGCTTTTTCGGCAGAAAAATCGCGGCGATTGGCTGGAGGTCATGGACCGAATCGCCAGGAAACTGTCGGCGGCAAAGTACCCCCAATGA
- a CDS encoding DUF3782 domain-containing protein, with the protein MSQALTFDDIWKMFQEMVQEDRERRRRDRQEDRERRAELDRKIKETDQQIKEVSAQMRETAREIKEVSAQMRETDRKMQETDRQMKETDRKIKEVSQQVGNLGSRWGEFVEGIVAPACETLFAERGVPVHRVAPRVKVMSLDGRQRMEIDLLVDNTDSVVLVEVKSRLTVEDVRDHLKRIREFKEFYEGEGGAQVMGAVAGILIDKDVDRFAMNEGLFVIVQSGDSVKLANKETFVPRTW; encoded by the coding sequence ATGTCGCAGGCCTTGACTTTTGATGACATCTGGAAAATGTTCCAGGAAATGGTCCAGGAGGATCGTGAGCGGAGACGGAGGGATCGGCAGGAGGATCGTGAGCGGCGAGCGGAGTTGGACCGGAAAATCAAGGAAACCGACCAGCAGATCAAGGAAGTTTCCGCGCAAATGAGGGAAACCGCCCGCGAAATCAAGGAAGTTTCTGCGCAAATGAGGGAAACCGACCGCAAGATGCAGGAAACCGACCGGCAGATGAAGGAAACCGACCGCAAGATCAAGGAGGTCAGCCAGCAGGTTGGCAACCTGGGTAGTCGGTGGGGTGAGTTCGTCGAAGGCATTGTTGCTCCGGCCTGCGAGACCTTGTTTGCCGAACGGGGCGTTCCAGTGCATCGTGTCGCGCCTCGGGTCAAGGTAATGAGTCTGGACGGTCGCCAGCGCATGGAGATTGACCTGTTGGTGGACAACACCGACAGCGTTGTCCTGGTGGAGGTCAAGAGTCGTCTGACCGTCGAGGATGTCCGTGATCATCTGAAACGGATACGCGAGTTCAAGGAATTCTACGAAGGCGAGGGTGGCGCCCAGGTCATGGGTGCCGTGGCCGGCATCCTGATCGATAAAGATGTCGATCGATTCGCCATGAATGAAGGGCTGTTCGTTATCGTTCAGTCTGGCGACAGCGTCAAGCTGGCCAATAAGGAAACGTTTGTACCACGTACCTGGTGA
- a CDS encoding TolC family outer membrane protein: MACIFLSISGRALAAVEAVSEFDVREDGEIVRIQLETRVGVFNGAALGNSGQEVIIELKGTDARELMDRIGKSRKPLAAVRGVHVLPGEGESARLLVQLRGPSEVLDETIVAGGGDRSRWELVLGPATLGQERPREAAVLSSIGLVGHEGRIELQLAGNRGLVAEVSFEDKPPRLLVDLPGVGHKELVAVARSFRTSNPMIRGVMVRPIDKGSSRLMFHLAETSDLVAGSGALEGDTGRISISIAPDAAPARMVAGMSALSRIRIDELVGRLTFVLPGVDGSRVNAYTVDDPPELIVDFLGWTPNRLDAAVAGFTSSHPSVRSARVESTRLGSGRLIFELSGSSPMIAKTFDVAHSELGGQQKTLTLAVRKPAPGSEVPATRVGRDGRRPDLRRDLHDRARPVVVIRPVQLEQEGYWVRKTPPVEIPKGAKTLLGLFRQAMSNDPKYQVAKSDLDANQEAIPQARAGHLPTASFDYQHVSMYQNILRASNPTFSTGNSDYPSQDLTLTITQPVFKAQALVKMNQASLAVEQAQVNLIASEQDLILRLASAYLNLLAAKDARELAKAEREANEKQFELARARLDSGLGTITQLHDTEARFALTEAREIDASNKYDDALQGIKEIVGVDLEDIQGFRVDFDAAPPQPASVDAWVQASLEQNLAVQSRNLAMEIARLEILRQQAGYLPTVNLVSTISREDSDGSLYGDGQKVDNVELGVKVNVPIFEGGMTLSLVREAMARREKASQEREQEFRRTERMTRATFQSVEASARSLAALRKAVVAQDGALQARLEGFKAGVGNILTVVDAYRQYYSAKRDYLQARYDYLVNRLRLKQAVGTLSRTDLQDLGTLLKTD, translated from the coding sequence ATGGCTTGTATTTTTTTGTCGATTTCAGGAAGAGCGTTGGCCGCTGTGGAGGCGGTATCGGAGTTTGATGTTCGGGAGGATGGGGAGATCGTTCGCATTCAGCTTGAAACCCGGGTCGGGGTGTTCAATGGCGCCGCGCTTGGAAACTCCGGGCAGGAGGTGATCATCGAGCTCAAGGGGACCGACGCCAGGGAACTGATGGACCGGATCGGGAAATCGCGGAAACCATTGGCTGCGGTTCGCGGGGTTCATGTTCTTCCGGGGGAGGGGGAATCAGCGCGATTATTGGTCCAGTTGCGTGGCCCGTCGGAGGTATTGGACGAGACCATTGTCGCGGGAGGCGGCGACCGGTCACGTTGGGAACTGGTGTTGGGACCGGCGACTCTGGGCCAGGAACGACCGCGGGAAGCGGCGGTATTGTCTTCCATCGGCCTGGTGGGGCACGAGGGGCGGATCGAACTGCAGTTGGCGGGCAACCGCGGTCTGGTGGCGGAGGTTTCCTTCGAGGACAAGCCGCCGCGTCTTCTGGTCGATCTGCCGGGGGTGGGACACAAGGAGCTGGTGGCAGTGGCGCGTTCCTTTCGGACCTCCAATCCCATGATCCGTGGGGTTATGGTACGTCCGATCGACAAGGGGAGCAGCCGTCTGATGTTTCATCTTGCCGAGACTTCCGACCTGGTGGCTGGTTCGGGGGCTTTGGAGGGGGATACGGGCCGAATCTCGATCAGCATCGCGCCGGATGCGGCGCCTGCGCGGATGGTGGCCGGGATGTCGGCGTTGTCACGGATCCGGATCGACGAGCTGGTGGGACGATTAACCTTCGTGCTTCCCGGAGTTGACGGCAGTCGCGTCAACGCCTACACCGTCGATGATCCACCGGAACTGATCGTCGATTTTCTCGGATGGACGCCCAATCGTTTGGATGCGGCGGTTGCGGGATTTACATCGAGTCATCCTTCGGTGCGCAGTGCCCGGGTCGAATCGACCCGGTTGGGATCGGGACGGTTGATTTTCGAGTTGTCCGGTTCGTCACCGATGATTGCCAAGACCTTCGACGTCGCTCATTCGGAGCTGGGAGGGCAGCAGAAGACTTTGACGCTTGCGGTACGCAAACCCGCTCCGGGGAGCGAGGTCCCGGCGACTCGTGTCGGACGTGATGGGCGGCGTCCTGATTTGCGGCGTGATCTGCATGATCGTGCCCGTCCGGTGGTCGTGATTCGGCCAGTGCAATTGGAGCAGGAGGGGTATTGGGTGCGCAAGACGCCTCCGGTCGAGATACCCAAGGGGGCGAAAACCCTCCTTGGCCTGTTTCGGCAGGCCATGAGCAACGATCCCAAATATCAAGTGGCGAAATCGGATCTCGATGCCAATCAGGAGGCGATTCCCCAGGCGCGTGCCGGTCATCTGCCGACTGCCTCCTTCGATTATCAGCATGTCAGCATGTATCAGAACATCCTGCGCGCCTCCAATCCAACCTTTTCGACGGGCAACTCCGATTATCCCAGCCAGGATTTGACTTTGACGATCACCCAACCGGTGTTCAAGGCGCAGGCGTTGGTCAAGATGAATCAGGCGAGTCTGGCGGTCGAGCAGGCGCAGGTCAATCTGATCGCTTCGGAACAGGATTTGATTTTGCGTCTGGCGAGTGCCTATCTCAATCTGTTGGCGGCCAAGGATGCGCGTGAGCTGGCGAAGGCGGAGCGGGAGGCCAATGAAAAACAGTTTGAATTGGCCAGGGCGCGTCTGGACAGTGGTCTGGGGACGATTACCCAGTTGCACGACACCGAGGCGCGATTCGCTCTGACCGAGGCGCGGGAGATCGATGCGAGCAACAAATATGATGACGCCCTTCAGGGGATCAAGGAGATCGTTGGCGTCGATCTGGAGGACATTCAGGGATTTCGGGTCGATTTCGATGCCGCCCCGCCACAACCCGCGTCGGTCGATGCCTGGGTTCAGGCATCTCTGGAGCAGAATCTGGCGGTGCAGTCGCGAAATCTGGCGATGGAAATCGCCCGATTGGAAATCTTGCGGCAGCAGGCGGGTTATTTGCCGACGGTCAACCTGGTCAGTACGATCAGCCGTGAGGACAGCGATGGTTCCTTGTATGGGGATGGCCAGAAGGTGGACAACGTGGAGTTGGGGGTCAAGGTCAATGTACCGATTTTCGAGGGGGGGATGACCCTTTCTCTGGTGCGCGAGGCCATGGCCCGACGTGAGAAGGCTTCCCAGGAGCGGGAGCAGGAGTTCCGGCGCACCGAACGGATGACCCGAGCCACGTTCCAGTCGGTGGAGGCGAGCGCCCGCTCCCTGGCTGCCTTGCGCAAGGCGGTCGTTGCCCAGGACGGGGCTTTGCAGGCCCGTCTGGAAGGATTCAAGGCCGGAGTGGGCAATATCTTGACGGTGGTCGATGCCTATCGCCAGTATTATTCCGCGAAGCGCGATTATCTTCAGGCGCGATATGATTATCTGGTCAATCGACTGCGTTTGAAGCAGGCAGTGGGGACGTTGAGTCGGACCGATCTTCAAGACCTGGGTACCTTGCTGAAAACAGATTGA
- a CDS encoding class II fructose-1,6-bisphosphate aldolase, producing MTVSYKELGLVNTKAMFKAAFEGKFAIPAYNFNNMEQLQAIVTGCGESDSPFILQVSSGARKYANQTLLRYMAQGAAELLKEINPHLKFALHLDHGDTLDLCKSCIDTGFSSVMIDGSHHSFADNIALTKKVVEYAHGRDVTVEGELGVLAGIEDDVVADKSTYTRPEEVEEFVSKTGVDSLAISIGTSHGANKFTPAQCTRNAEGVLVPPPLRFDILEEIERRIPGFPIVLHGASSVVPTYVGMINGHGGALKDAVGIPEDQLRRATRSAVCKINIDSDGRLAMTAMIRKVFADKPAEFDPRKYLGPARDELKKMIIEKNKNVLGSAGQGKAIFGGK from the coding sequence ATGACCGTCAGCTATAAAGAATTAGGACTCGTCAACACCAAAGCCATGTTCAAGGCCGCCTTCGAGGGCAAGTTTGCCATCCCGGCCTACAACTTCAACAATATGGAACAGTTGCAGGCCATCGTGACCGGTTGCGGTGAGTCCGACTCCCCGTTCATTCTTCAGGTCTCCTCGGGCGCCCGCAAGTATGCCAACCAGACGCTTCTGCGTTACATGGCCCAGGGTGCGGCGGAACTCCTCAAGGAAATCAATCCCCACCTTAAATTCGCGCTGCACCTGGATCACGGCGATACCCTGGATCTGTGCAAATCGTGCATCGACACCGGGTTTTCCTCGGTGATGATCGACGGGTCGCACCACTCCTTCGCCGACAACATCGCCCTGACCAAGAAGGTCGTGGAATATGCCCATGGTCGCGACGTGACCGTTGAAGGGGAACTTGGGGTTCTGGCCGGGATCGAGGACGATGTCGTGGCGGACAAATCGACCTATACCCGTCCCGAGGAGGTCGAAGAGTTCGTCAGCAAGACCGGAGTCGATTCACTGGCCATCTCGATCGGCACCTCTCATGGCGCCAACAAGTTCACCCCCGCCCAATGCACCCGTAACGCCGAGGGCGTCCTGGTTCCCCCTCCGTTGCGCTTCGACATCCTGGAAGAGATCGAACGCCGCATCCCCGGCTTCCCGATCGTGTTGCACGGCGCCTCGTCGGTGGTTCCGACCTATGTGGGCATGATCAACGGCCATGGCGGCGCCCTGAAAGACGCGGTCGGCATTCCCGAGGATCAACTGCGCCGGGCGACCCGTTCCGCCGTTTGCAAGATCAATATCGACTCCGACGGACGCCTGGCCATGACCGCGATGATTCGCAAGGTCTTCGCCGACAAGCCCGCCGAATTCGATCCCCGCAAATACCTTGGACCGGCCCGTGACGAACTGAAGAAAATGATCATCGAAAAGAACAAGAATGTGCTTGGTTCCGCCGGTCAAGGCAAAGCCATCTTCGGTGGCAAGTAA
- the serC gene encoding 3-phosphoserine/phosphohydroxythreonine transaminase, with the protein MGRVYNFSAGPAALPVAVLERARDEMLDYQGSGMSVMEMSHRSKKYLGIIQHAESMLRSLMGISEDYDVLFLQGGATLQFAMVPMNLITDPQGETADYILTGSWSKKAMKEAKKIFSRIRVAASSEDVRFTRIPTQDELKLDPEAVYAHMTTNNTIYGTEFHYTPDTGKVPLVADMSSNILSRVVDVNRFGIIYAGAQKNLGPSGVTVVIIRKDLEGRHANLPVMLDYKAQAAEQSMLNTPPTYAIYILGMVLDWVRDQGGVAGLEQRNIRQADQVYRVIDQSGFYRCPNEKGSRSRMNIPFTLSNPDLTETFLSESTRAGLMTLKGHRSVGGMRASLYNAMPDEGVTALTEFMKEFERRYG; encoded by the coding sequence ATGGGACGTGTTTACAACTTCAGTGCCGGTCCCGCCGCCTTGCCTGTGGCGGTGCTGGAACGTGCCCGGGACGAGATGCTGGATTATCAGGGGTCCGGCATGTCGGTGATGGAAATGAGTCACCGTTCGAAAAAATATCTGGGCATCATCCAGCATGCCGAATCGATGCTCCGGTCCCTGATGGGGATCTCCGAGGACTACGATGTGTTGTTCCTTCAAGGGGGTGCGACGTTGCAGTTCGCCATGGTGCCGATGAACCTGATCACCGACCCCCAGGGAGAAACCGCCGACTATATCCTGACCGGAAGCTGGTCGAAAAAGGCGATGAAGGAGGCGAAAAAAATATTTTCCCGAATCCGGGTTGCCGCTTCGAGCGAGGATGTCCGGTTTACCCGGATTCCGACCCAGGACGAACTCAAGCTCGACCCCGAGGCCGTCTATGCCCACATGACCACCAACAACACCATTTATGGGACGGAGTTTCACTATACCCCCGATACCGGCAAGGTGCCTCTGGTTGCCGACATGTCCTCCAACATCCTGTCCCGGGTCGTCGATGTCAACCGGTTCGGGATTATCTATGCCGGGGCGCAGAAAAATCTGGGCCCCAGCGGGGTGACCGTGGTCATCATTCGCAAGGACCTTGAAGGGCGCCACGCCAACCTTCCGGTGATGCTCGACTACAAGGCCCAGGCCGCCGAGCAGTCGATGCTCAATACACCGCCGACCTATGCCATCTATATTCTCGGGATGGTTCTCGACTGGGTCCGGGATCAGGGCGGGGTGGCAGGGTTGGAACAGCGCAACATCCGTCAGGCGGATCAGGTCTATCGGGTGATCGACCAGTCGGGCTTCTATCGTTGCCCCAACGAAAAGGGGAGCCGGTCGCGCATGAACATTCCCTTCACGCTGAGCAATCCGGATCTTACCGAAACCTTCCTGTCCGAATCGACCCGGGCGGGATTGATGACCTTGAAGGGACATCGTTCGGTCGGCGGGATGCGGGCGTCGCTGTACAACGCCATGCCCGACGAAGGGGTCACGGCATTGACGGAGTTCATGAAAGAGTTCGAGCGGCGTTACGGTTGA